In a genomic window of Chaetodon trifascialis isolate fChaTrf1 chromosome 8, fChaTrf1.hap1, whole genome shotgun sequence:
- the plxnb3 gene encoding plexin-B3 isoform X1 produces the protein MLASSIPPSLLFLLPFLLPPSCHPTDVIVTFDPSVRWMELHGAPLSHLALDPGTGHLYVGGVDHLYQLTSDLEVMSHVKTGPHLDSPDCLPPIIPRDCPSATPTHNHNKLLLMEAGQGAEPGSLIVCGSLYQGICDKRSLTNISQLLYQTSNPVDTQYVAANDPRVSTVGLVITTENKQEGGGTGGIMRLMLVGRGYTSKGPGDIPPITTRRLFPVVPPRRAFSQEEELGKLVVGSYSEYNNHFVKAVAHGNHVYFLFSRRDMWHKKEYRTYASRLCISDRSFYSYVEVPLLCRGGYNLAQGAWLGNHSGEPALFVIMAAGQASTPVATSRSALCVYGMAELDAMLLRAQEVCYTEGGRGSSGQEEAYIEYAVSSKCLKLPKDSLSEYPCGGEHTPNPIASAVPLPATPTFTSTTQLTAVTTATEAGHTIAFLGDREGRLHKVLVHSDWSGDLYGSLLVDSGSGVSADLLLDDSQQHIYVLTNSRLSKVPVSSCERQTDCQSCLAVRDPYCGWCVLEGRCSRKHQCRRHMQPNHWLWSFEPTTQCVTVRSLQPANQSKDEQTQVTLSVIQLPALTEAESLSCIFGLLPPQPAIVMETSITCQSPSPELLPLMPAGSDHMILPVSLVFGHVTITTGSMTFYDCGAVSRLNQSSQCLACVSSLWRCNWCPLDQLCTHNHSCPNQHIILNQRQDSPGPTSCPLVFALQSSALVPLGLSTTVVLRGRNLDVYTDEAQYVCVVEIEGVQFNLTAAVEKTHDNSNTFTCSPHQFQYAVSQLRYSASVYLRRGERRIDTAPGLRLHLYDCSAGQSDCSQCRAVPEEYGCVWCPGSPAPSCVYNQSCTSVPVDTCPPPQITQVLPVSGPLEGGILVTIIGSNLGMRYHDVEGRVTVAGVQCLPQPEGYQISTRVVCELQPSGKEREGPVLVTVGTTPPGRSTQMFTYQDPQLLDLVPDKGPVSGGTRLTIRGRQLLTGQKSDLRAFLGPRPCYIVEEVNDTQLVCQTGSSNQTGGVKVRVLFGKAERSIPLVTFHYLDDPVITEATPAESFYAGGRVIMVTGRNLDVVQQPIIAVWVEPLEVQRVKRRRRLALLTAKQQLVFNNTMTTVSERCSVLSSSQMTCLTPTVTPEVKVKGLWFQLDNVRVHYESIKGKSFTYYSNPEFFPLNREAPDAPYRFKPGGVIAVEGQDLTRAMSRQEVTARLGDQECEVKTLDNTHLYCEPPETQPESVDDSNELPSLKVFMGNLQVDLGLVQYDSDSLLSPVPLAAQISLGAGAAVIILSVLVVILMYRRKSKQALRDYKKVLLQLETLEINVGDQCRKEFTDLMTEMMDLSSDVGGPGLPLLDYRTYAERVFFPGQQVAPLSRQLDLPESRRQTVEQGLQQLNNLLNNRLFLTRFIHTLEAQQGFSQRDRGYVASLLTMALHDKLEYFTEVMKSLLQDLVQQYVAKNPKLMLRRTETVVEKMLTNWMSICLYSFLKEVAGEPLYMLYRAIKYQVDKGPVDAVTGKAKRTLNDSHLLREDIDYCAMTLTVLVKNGVEVQPCPVKVLDTDTITQVKDKILDQVYRGAPFSQRPPADSLDLEWRSGQAGHLTLSDDDVTAVVQGRWKRLNTLQHYKVPDGATVALIPRSQSSGGIGVNQVFQTGEKTPMLEGEEEEGLRLWHLVKSSEDPEIPKHRKSSMRERERAKAIPEIYLTRLLSMKGTLQKFVDDVFVAILSTKRPPPIAVRFFFDFLDDMAEKHGIDDPETVHIWKTNSLPLRFWVNILKNPQFVLDVQVTDSIDAVLSVIAQTFIDSCTTSEHKVGRDSPVNKLLYAREIPRYKQLVERYYSDIHSAASGCYQEMNSTLTELSGSFASEMNSLVALHELYKYINKYYDQIIMSLEEDSSGQKMQLAYRLQQVAALVENKVTDL, from the exons ATGTTggcctcctccatccctccgtcactcctcttcctcctccccttcctcctccccccttcctGTCATCCGACCGATGTCATTGTCACCTTTGACCCCTCGGTGCGATGGATGGAGCTACATGGAGCTCCCCTCTCTCACCTGGCGCTGGACCCGGGGACAGGCCATCTTTATGTGGGCGGGGTCGACCACCTGTaccagctgacctctgacctggaGGTGATGTCACACGTGAAGACCGGCCCTCACCTGGACTCCCCGGATTGCCTCCCCCCAATCATCCCCCGGGACTGTCCCTCAGCCACACCCACTCACAACcacaacaaactgctgctgatggaggcgGGGCAGGGGGCGGAGCCAGGGAGTCTGATCGTCTGTGGTTCGCTCTATCAGGGCATCTGCGACAAGAG gagtCTGACCAACATTTCTCAGCTCCTCTATCAGACCTCCAACCCCGTCGACACTCAGTACGTCGCTGCAAATGACCCTCGAGTCTCCACCGTCGGCCTGGTGATAACCACGGAGAACAAACAGGAGGGGGGCGGGACTGGTGGCATCATGCGTCTGATGCTGGTGGGTCGAGGCTACACCAGTAAAGGTCCAGGTGATATCCCACCAATCACTACGCGGCGTCTGTTCCCAGTGGTCCCACCTCGCCGTGCATTctctcaggaggaggagctggggaaACTCGTGGTAGGAAGTTACTCGGAGTACAACAACCACTTTGTGAAAGCTGTTGCCCATGGCAACCACGTGTACTTCCTGTTCTCTCGGCGAGACATGTGGCACAAGAAGGAGTACCGGACCTACGCCTCCCGGCTCTGCATCTCTGACCGCAGCTTCTACTCGTACGTGGAGGTGCCGCTGCTGTGCCGCGGCGGATACAACCTGGCTCAGGGAGCGTGGTTGGGAAACCACTCAGGCGAACCTGCCCTCTTCGTCATCATGGCGGCGGGACAAGCATCCACACCTGTCGCAACCAGTCGTTCAGcactgtgtgtttatgggaTGGCGGAGCTGGACGCTATGCTGCTTAGAGCGCAGGAAGTGTGCTATACAGAAGGAGGGCGAGGCAGCAGCGGACAGGAAGAGGCTTACATTGAATACGCTGTGTCATCAAAATGTCTGAAACTCCccaag GACTCTCTCTCAGAGTACCCCTGTGGGGGGGAACACACCCCGAACCCCATCGCCAGCGCCGTGCCACTCCCGGCCACGCCCACCTTCACCTCCACCACCCAGCTGACTGCTGTCACCACGGCAACAGAGGCGGGGCACACCATCGCTTTcctgggagacagagagggacgaCTGCACAAG gtgttGGTGCACTCTGATTGGTCAGGGGATCTGTATGGGAGTCTGTTGGTGGACAGTGGCAGTGGCGTCAGCGCTGACCTCCTATTGGATGACAGTCAGCAGCACATTTATGTTTTAACCAACAGCAGG ctgtcaAAGGTTCCTGTGTCAtcatgtgagagacagacagactgtcagtCCTGTCTTGCTGTCAGAGACCCGTACTGTGGCTGGTGTGTCCTGGAGGGAAG aTGTTCCCGTAAACATCAGTGCCGGCGCCACATGCAGCCCAACCATTGGCTCTGGAGCTTTGAACCAACCACTCAGTGTGTGACAGTGCGAAGTCTACAGCCGGCCAATCAGAGCAAAGATGAGCAGACACAG GTAACGCTGTCAGTCATCCAGCTTCCCGCCCTTACTGAGGCAGAGTCTCTGTCCTGCATCTTCGGGCTTCTTCCACCTCAGCCTGCCATCGTCATGGAAACCAGCatcacctgtcaatcacctTCACCGGAGCTCCTCCCCCTCATGCCAGCAGGAAGTG ATCACATGATCCTTCCCGTATCGCTGGTGTTTGGTCACGTGACCATCACAACAGGCAGCATGACCTTCTACGACTGTGGAGCTGTGAGTCGACTGAACCAGAGCTCCCA GTGTCTAGCATGTGTCAGCAGTCTGTGGAGGTGTAACTGGTGTCCTCTGGATCAACTCTGCACTCACAATCACAGCTGTCCCAACCAACATATAATCCTCAaccagaga caggacTCTCCTGgtcccacttcctgtcctctggtCTTTGCCCTGCAGAGTTCTGCTTTAGTGCCGTTGGGCCTGAGCACCACTGTCGTGCTGCGAGGACGAAACCTGGACGTCTACACT gatgaagctcagtatgtgtgtgttgtggaaaTCGAAGGAGTCCAGTTCAATCTGACGGCTGCTGTAGAGAAAACACACGACAACTCGAACACCTTCACCTGCAGCCCACACCAG tttcAGTATGCTGTGAGTCAGCTTCGGTATTCGGCTTCTGTCTATCTGCGTAGGGGAGAGAGACGTATCGACACGGCACCTGGCCTCCGAC TCCACCTGTACGACTGCTCAGCCGGCCAATCAGACTGCTCACAGTGTAGGGCGGTGCCAGAGGAGTATGGCTGCGTGTGGTGTCCAGGAAGCCCTGCCCCCAGTTGTGTTTACAACCAATCCTGTACTAGTGTACCTGTAGACACCTGCCCACCTCCTCAGATCACACAG GTGCTACCTGTCTCCGGTCCTCTGGAGGGTGGAATCCTGGTGACGATCATCGGGTCCAATCTGGGGATGAGGTATCATGATGTGGAGGGCAGAGTCACGGTCGCAGGTGTTCAGTGTCTGCCCCAACCTGAAGGATACCAGATCTCAaccag ggttgtgtgtgagctgcagcccagtgggaaggagagggaggggccTGTCCTGGTTACTGTGGGAACAACTCCACCTGGAAGGTCAACGCAGATGTTCACCTATCAG GACCCACAGCTTCTGGATCTGGTTCCTGATAAAGGTCCAGTTTCTGGAGGAACTCGACTGACCATCAGAGGACGACAGCTGCTGACAGGACAGAAGTCCGACCTGAGGGCCTTCCTGGGCCCCCGGCCCTGCTACAT tgtggaggaggtgaaTGACACCCAGCTGGTGTGTCAGACTGGTTCCAGTAATCAGACTGGTGGAGTCAAGGTCCGGGTTTTGTTCGGTAAAGCGGAGCGAAGCATTCCCCTCGTTACCTTCCATTATCTTGACGACCCCGTCATCACCGAGGCCACACCTGCAGAGAGCTTCTACGC AGGTGGGCGTGTCATCATGGTGACTGGCAGGAACCTTGACGTCGTGCAGCAGCCAATCATAGCGGTGTGGGTGGAGCCTCTGGAGGTCCAGAGGGTGAAACGGAGAAGACGATTGGCTCTGCTGACTGCCAAGCAGCAGCTGGTCTTCAACAACACCATGACAACG gtgtcaGAGCGCTGCTCTGTCCTGTCGTCCTCTCAGATGACCTGTCTAACCCCCACAGTGACACCAGAGGTCAAAGTGAAGGGACTCTGGTTTCAGCTGGACAACGTCAGAGTTCACTATGAGAGCATCAag ggtAAAAGCTTCACTTATTATTCAAACCCGGAGTTTTTTCCTCTAAACCGAGAAGCTCCAGACGCTCCATATCGCTTCAAACCAGGAGGAGTGATCGCTGTGGAG GGTCAGGACCTGACCAGAGCCATgtccagacaggaagtgacggcTCGGCTGGGAGATCAGGAGTGTGAGGTGAAAACTCTGGACAACACTCACCTGTACTGTGAACCCCCAGAGACACAACCGGAGAGTGTGGACGACAGCAACGAGCTGCCCAGCCTGAAG gtgttcATGGGAAACCTGCAGGTGGACCTGGGATTGGTTCAGTACGACAGtgactctctgctgtctcccgTCCCATTGGCTGCTCAGATCAGTTTGGGGGCGGGAGCAGCCGTCATCATCCTGTCAGTGCTGGTCGTAATCCTCATGTACAG GAGGAAAAGCAAACAGGCTCTCAGGGATTATAAGAAGGTTTTGCTGCAGTTGGAAACTCTGGAGATCAACGTTGGAGATCAGTGTCGCAAAGAGTTCActg ACCTGATGACAGAGATGATGGACCTCAGCAGTGATGTTGGAGGACCAGGACTGCCCCTGCTGGACTACAGGACATACGCAGAGAGAGTCTTCTTTCCTGGTCAGCAGGTGGCGCCGCTGAGCCGCCAGCTGGACCTGCCGGAGTCCAGGAGGCAGACTGTGGAACAgggcctgcagcagctcaacaACCTGCTCAACAACAGACTCTTCCTGACCAGG ttCATCCACACTCTGGAGGCCCAGCAGGGTTTCTCTCAGAGAGACCGGGGTTACGTCGCCAGTCTGCTCACCATGGCCCTGCACGATAAGCTGGAGTATTTCACCGAGGTCATGAAGAGCCTGCTGCAGGACCTGGTGCAGCAGTATGTCGCCAAGAACCCCAAACTTATGCTGCGCAG GACAGAAACAGTTGTGGAGAAGATGTTGACCAACTGGATGTCGATCTGCCTCTACTCCTTCCTTAAG GAGGTGGCGGGGGAACCTCTCTACATGCTCTACAGAGCCATCAAGTATCAGGTGGATAAAGGACCAGTGGACGCTGTGACGGGAAAAGCCAAACGAACGCTGAACGACAGCCACCTGCTGCGGGAGGACATCGACTACTGTGCTATG actCTGACAGTGTTGGTGAAGAATGGAGTTGAGGTTCAGCCTTGTCCTGTTAAAGTTCTCGACACTGACACCATCACACAG gtgaagGATAAGATCCTGGATCAGGTCTACAGAGGAGCTCCGTTCTCTCAGAGGCCACCAGCAGACAGTTTAGAcctgg AGTGGCGTTCAGGTCAGGCGGGTCACCTGACCCTGTcagatgatgatgtcacagcagtGGTTCAGGGTCGGTGGAAGCGACTCAATACTCTGCAGCACTACAAG GTTCCGGATGGAGCGACCGTAGCCCTGATTCCTCGTTCTCAGAGTTCAGGTGGAATTGGAGTCAACCAGGTCTTCCAGACAGGAGAGA AAACACCTATGCtcgagggtgaggaggaggagggtctgcGTCTGTGGCATCTGGTGAAGAGCAGCGAAGATCCTGAAATCCCgaaacacagaaagagcagcatgagggagagggagagagccaaGGCCATACCTGAGATCTACCTGACCCGACTGCTGTCCAtgaag gGGACATTGCAGAAGTTTGTGGATGATGTCTTCGTGGCAATCCTCAGTACGAAACGTCCTCCTCCTATTGCCGTCAGATTCTTCTTCGACTTCCTGGATGACATGGCAGAGAAACACGGCATCGACGACCCTGAGACCGTCCACATCTGGAAGACCAACAG TCTCCCTCTTAGGTTCTGGGTGAACATCCTGAAAAACCCTCAGTTTGTTTTGGACGTTcaggtgacagacagcatcGATGCCGTCCTGTCTGTCATTGCTCAGACCTTCATCGATTCCTGCACCACTTCTGAGCACAAAGTGGGACGG GACTCCCCTGTGAACAAACTGCTGTATGCCAGAGAGATACCCCGATACAAACAGCTGGTGGAGAG gtattACAGTGATATCCACAGTGCTGCGTCAGGCTGTTATCAGGAGATGAACTCCACTCTAACTGAACTGTCCGGG agcttTGCTTCAGAGATGAACAGTCTTGTTGCTCTTCATGAACTCTACAAGTACATCAACAAATACTACGACCAG ATCATCATGTCTCTGGAGGAGGACAGTTCAGGTCAGAAGATGCAGTTGGCTTATCGGCTGCAGCAGGTTGCCGCCCTGGTGGAGAACAAGGTCACTGACCTCTGA